One Thermofilum sp. genomic window carries:
- a CDS encoding Clp1/GlmU family protein, protein MPLVEIPRDYTLLVEGPSKVTVVKGKLDSFGAEIEESEVVTVEPFRALPLYASEEAKVDLEHGKFWFVRGRTVPESWVKAAEEIASTGPKRILVVGDIDSGKTAFSTLLLNTLVREGGRKIAVIDADVGQKSIGPPGALGMGLAERPAVSLSSVAFEDGFFIGSFTPAGLLHRAVVGALLLSRKAEALGADTVLVDTAGWVHEWGGRELKLTEALALQPDFIVFVGAEEELSQVYKPISGLFPSVRVDSPSVLRRRSREERREYRRYLYRRWFSGALERIVTLDKYRLLFTLLFNGIPLSSDEVKKAESFLGSRVKFAERVENSLILFTDEAPKRDVELLKAMFSASEVHILSGSEILYNVVAFSSREKYLEGLGIVTSLDPAGKTMRVFTTVEPKEGMIIMAGSFKLNPISFEEILVEKTSFL, encoded by the coding sequence ATGCCGCTCGTGGAAATCCCCCGGGACTACACGCTCCTGGTGGAGGGGCCTTCGAAAGTAACGGTGGTTAAGGGCAAGCTCGACTCTTTCGGCGCAGAAATCGAAGAGAGCGAAGTTGTCACTGTCGAGCCCTTCAGGGCTCTACCCCTCTATGCGAGCGAGGAGGCTAAGGTGGACCTCGAGCACGGCAAGTTCTGGTTCGTAAGGGGGCGAACGGTTCCCGAGAGCTGGGTTAAAGCCGCGGAGGAGATAGCCTCCACGGGCCCGAAGCGCATACTCGTAGTCGGCGACATCGATTCAGGAAAAACAGCATTCTCCACGCTACTCCTCAACACCTTGGTGAGGGAGGGGGGCAGAAAAATAGCTGTGATAGATGCTGACGTTGGGCAGAAGAGCATAGGCCCGCCGGGAGCGCTAGGGATGGGGCTCGCAGAGCGGCCCGCTGTTTCCCTCAGCAGCGTAGCTTTCGAAGATGGATTCTTCATCGGGTCTTTCACACCGGCAGGCCTCCTCCACAGAGCTGTCGTGGGGGCCCTACTCCTTTCGCGGAAAGCTGAAGCGCTTGGCGCTGATACTGTGCTGGTGGATACTGCTGGCTGGGTGCACGAGTGGGGTGGCCGGGAGCTCAAGCTAACGGAAGCTCTAGCGCTGCAGCCCGACTTCATCGTTTTCGTGGGGGCTGAAGAGGAGCTTTCGCAGGTTTACAAGCCTATCTCGGGGCTTTTCCCCTCTGTTCGCGTGGACTCTCCGAGCGTTCTGCGAAGGAGAAGTAGGGAGGAAAGGAGAGAGTACAGGCGGTACCTCTATAGGCGCTGGTTCTCGGGAGCTCTAGAGCGGATAGTGACCCTTGACAAGTACAGGCTACTCTTCACCCTGCTATTCAACGGAATTCCTCTAAGCTCTGACGAGGTGAAAAAAGCCGAGAGCTTCCTGGGGAGCAGGGTGAAGTTCGCAGAGAGGGTTGAGAACTCCCTGATACTCTTCACTGACGAGGCTCCGAAAAGAGACGTCGAGCTCCTGAAGGCGATGTTCTCCGCCAGCGAGGTACACATCCTCTCGGGATCAGAAATCCTTTACAATGTGGTAGCGTTCTCGAGTAGAGAAAAGTACCTTGAAGGCCTGGGCATAGTTACTTCCCTTGACCCAGCGGGCAAGACAATGAGAGTGTTTACTACAGTGGAGCCAAAGGAGGGTATGATAATCATGGCTGGCTCCTTTAAGTTGAACCCCATCTCCTTCGAGGAAATACTAGTGGAAAAAACAAGTTTCCTGTAG
- a CDS encoding molybdenum cofactor guanylyltransferase, producing the protein MTGIPLAILAGGEGRRLGGSYKAKLCLCGKPLLLHVLESLAPSFSRVIIVVHEEKQREELSGLVESGAAVVRDCVEVRSPLAGIYTAAHEFARGFFAVAPVDTPFLRPTAYSRMLVLAKNYDAVVPLWPNGYLEPLIAIYRAEKVLETAPTLLAKGDGRVQALLKSIRSYLAPVSEVFDDPALEAFNVNTRHNLARAEAICSGKDGYLHHAAAAESPGFHRASGADKPQ; encoded by the coding sequence ATGACGGGGATCCCGCTAGCCATACTGGCCGGGGGCGAGGGGCGGAGGCTAGGAGGCTCGTATAAAGCTAAGCTATGCCTCTGCGGCAAGCCCCTGCTCCTACATGTGCTCGAAAGCTTAGCACCTTCGTTCTCCCGAGTGATAATAGTCGTTCACGAAGAGAAGCAGAGAGAGGAGCTCAGCGGTCTCGTGGAGAGCGGGGCTGCTGTGGTGCGTGATTGCGTGGAGGTACGATCCCCGCTCGCAGGGATATACACTGCCGCGCATGAGTTCGCGAGAGGGTTTTTCGCCGTAGCACCTGTGGACACGCCTTTCCTGCGCCCCACTGCCTACAGCCGTATGCTGGTGCTGGCAAAGAACTACGACGCTGTGGTGCCGCTGTGGCCTAACGGCTACCTCGAGCCGCTCATTGCAATCTACCGTGCCGAGAAAGTTCTAGAGACCGCACCTACTCTCCTAGCGAAGGGCGACGGTAGAGTGCAAGCTCTACTAAAGAGCATTAGAAGCTACCTCGCCCCCGTAAGCGAGGTGTTCGATGACCCCGCTCTCGAAGCGTTTAACGTGAATACTCGCCACAATTTAGCGCGTGCGGAGGCCATCTGCTCGGGTAAGGATGGGTACCTCCACCACGCGGCAGCCGCTGAGAGTCCAGGCTTTCACCGAGCCTCCGGAGCGGATAAGCCACAGTAA
- a CDS encoding M42 family metallopeptidase, with amino-acid sequence MSLLSRLVNAPAPSGFEERVREIIFEELEEMGFEPVVDSLGNVYVILGDGRPLMVIAAHMDEVGFVVRHIDEKGFLRVAPLGGVSPEVALGKEVIVMGAKEDVFGVFGAQPPHGKGSAQVPLAFEDLFIDIGASSREEAHAMGVNVGTPVSFVGNYREAGGRVIGKALDDRVGCYALLEALRNAKAVEEGSVAVAFTVQEEVGLRGASVLAHELEPNYAIAVEGTIANDIPGVPEDRSITVTGKGPAIRVVDRGIIASTRLVSHIRQLAEERSIPYQLQVSPYSATDSGSFITRGAETSAISVPVRYIHTPASVAFKKDIDLAVQLLRLIIENPWPTEER; translated from the coding sequence ATGAGCCTGCTGTCACGCCTCGTGAACGCCCCAGCGCCTTCAGGCTTCGAGGAGCGTGTGAGAGAGATCATCTTCGAGGAGCTCGAGGAAATGGGATTCGAGCCCGTCGTCGACTCTCTGGGGAACGTTTACGTCATCCTCGGTGATGGAAGGCCCCTCATGGTCATCGCAGCTCACATGGACGAGGTGGGGTTCGTGGTCCGTCACATCGACGAGAAGGGTTTCCTCCGCGTAGCCCCCCTGGGCGGGGTGTCTCCCGAGGTCGCCCTCGGGAAAGAGGTTATCGTAATGGGAGCCAAGGAGGATGTTTTCGGGGTTTTCGGCGCGCAGCCTCCTCACGGCAAGGGTTCTGCGCAGGTGCCTCTCGCGTTCGAGGACCTCTTCATCGACATAGGTGCTTCCTCTAGGGAGGAGGCCCACGCCATGGGGGTGAACGTTGGAACTCCGGTGTCATTCGTCGGTAACTATAGGGAGGCTGGTGGAAGGGTCATCGGAAAGGCTCTCGATGACCGCGTGGGCTGTTACGCGCTGCTTGAAGCCCTTAGGAACGCGAAGGCGGTAGAGGAGGGCAGCGTGGCAGTAGCTTTTACGGTCCAGGAGGAGGTGGGTTTGAGGGGTGCGAGCGTTCTAGCTCACGAGCTAGAACCCAACTACGCGATCGCAGTTGAGGGAACGATTGCTAACGATATTCCCGGCGTGCCTGAGGATAGGAGTATCACGGTTACCGGAAAAGGCCCCGCTATCAGGGTAGTGGATAGAGGAATTATCGCATCAACGAGGCTTGTCAGCCATATTCGCCAGCTTGCCGAGGAGAGGTCGATCCCCTACCAGCTGCAGGTATCGCCTTACAGCGCGACTGACAGCGGGAGCTTCATTACGAGGGGTGCTGAAACTTCAGCTATCTCGGTCCCCGTCAGGTACATTCACACGCCAGCTTCGGTCGCCTTCAAGAAAGATATTGACCTCGCAGTGCAGCTGCTCCGGTTAATCATAGAGAACCCTTGGCCCACGGAAGAGCGGTGA
- a CDS encoding aldehyde ferredoxin oxidoreductase family protein, with protein MKGGYVNRILFVNLSDGTIRTEPVDPAVAEKYIGGKGYALYVFYRRYLKEYIAKGISPRDIDPLGPENVLFLGTGPVTGIAGAPAPGRYHAMALRSPLTGSVGSANSGGEFGPYLKFAGYDMIFIEGAAEKPVYIEIVDGHVDIKDASDLWGRNVFDTTRVLKGRVKGKNVSVACIGPAGENQVLFACIMNDEHRAAGRTGLGAVMGSKKLKAIVVSGEQRPEVANPEGFRELSKQLVERMRKNPVTGEGLPKYGTAILVNIINQAGALPFKNWQFGYNPEADKISGETLEKTYLIGRRPCWGCQIGCGRVTKVPSGPYQILYSEGPEYESIWALGNSTGVMELDAVVKANHLCDELGIDPISMGSTIACAMELYEKGYIPAEDLQGLDMRFGNAAALVESIWRTAYKAGFGAKLALGSRRLAEMYGAPELSMSVKGLEMPAYDPRGAKGIGLNYATANRGGCHVTGYTISPEILGIPQKIDPLTPEGKAFWTKIFQDLTSVVNSAVNCLFTTFEIGAKDYAALFNTIAGFNFTENDVLTIGERIYNLERYIMSLYGFSAKDDTLPPRLTKEPMPEGPAKGQVVELDRMLKEYYELRGWVNGVPTKEKLQQLGIEL; from the coding sequence ATGAAGGGAGGCTACGTCAACCGAATTCTTTTCGTGAACCTGAGCGATGGCACAATCCGGACTGAGCCCGTTGACCCGGCTGTTGCGGAGAAGTACATAGGAGGGAAGGGCTACGCGCTATACGTCTTCTACAGGCGGTACCTGAAGGAGTACATCGCGAAGGGAATATCCCCCAGAGACATCGACCCGCTGGGCCCGGAGAACGTGCTATTTCTCGGCACAGGCCCTGTGACCGGTATCGCCGGAGCTCCCGCACCCGGCAGGTACCACGCGATGGCTTTGAGGTCGCCGCTCACGGGCTCGGTGGGCAGCGCAAACAGCGGAGGCGAATTCGGACCCTACCTGAAGTTCGCAGGCTACGACATGATTTTCATCGAGGGGGCTGCCGAGAAGCCTGTCTACATCGAGATTGTGGATGGACACGTGGACATTAAGGATGCTTCGGATCTATGGGGCAGGAACGTTTTCGACACGACGAGAGTCTTGAAAGGTAGGGTGAAGGGCAAGAACGTGAGCGTCGCCTGTATTGGCCCAGCTGGCGAGAACCAGGTGCTCTTCGCCTGTATTATGAATGACGAGCACAGAGCTGCCGGCAGAACTGGCCTCGGCGCCGTCATGGGCAGCAAGAAGCTGAAAGCCATCGTGGTCTCCGGCGAGCAGAGGCCCGAGGTCGCCAACCCCGAAGGCTTCCGCGAGCTATCGAAGCAGCTCGTCGAGCGCATGAGGAAGAACCCCGTGACGGGCGAGGGCCTGCCGAAGTACGGGACAGCGATCCTAGTCAACATCATCAACCAGGCAGGCGCGCTCCCGTTCAAGAACTGGCAGTTCGGCTACAACCCGGAGGCGGACAAGATCAGCGGTGAAACCCTCGAGAAGACTTACCTGATCGGGAGGAGGCCCTGCTGGGGCTGCCAGATCGGCTGCGGCCGAGTGACGAAGGTTCCGAGCGGCCCCTACCAGATTCTCTACAGCGAAGGGCCCGAGTACGAGAGCATCTGGGCTCTCGGGAACTCTACGGGAGTGATGGAGCTAGACGCAGTGGTGAAAGCGAACCACTTGTGCGACGAGCTCGGCATCGACCCCATCAGCATGGGCTCCACGATTGCCTGTGCGATGGAGCTCTACGAGAAGGGTTACATACCTGCTGAGGACCTCCAAGGCCTCGACATGCGCTTCGGGAACGCGGCGGCGCTCGTTGAGAGCATTTGGAGGACCGCATACAAGGCCGGGTTCGGCGCTAAGCTTGCTCTCGGCAGCAGGCGCTTAGCCGAGATGTACGGTGCGCCGGAGCTCTCAATGAGCGTTAAAGGCCTCGAGATGCCCGCTTACGACCCCAGGGGTGCTAAGGGTATAGGCCTCAACTATGCTACGGCGAACAGGGGAGGCTGCCACGTAACTGGTTACACGATCTCTCCGGAGATACTTGGAATACCGCAGAAGATTGACCCGCTAACGCCCGAAGGGAAGGCTTTCTGGACGAAGATCTTCCAGGATCTCACGAGCGTCGTGAACAGCGCGGTGAACTGCTTGTTCACCACATTCGAGATCGGCGCTAAGGATTACGCTGCATTGTTCAACACTATCGCTGGCTTTAACTTCACAGAGAATGATGTGCTCACGATTGGAGAGAGGATCTACAACCTTGAGAGGTACATAATGTCTCTCTACGGTTTCTCTGCTAAGGACGACACGCTGCCGCCGAGGCTCACGAAGGAGCCTATGCCCGAGGGGCCTGCAAAGGGCCAAGTGGTCGAGCTGGACAGGATGCTCAAGGAGTACTACGAGCTCAGGGGCTGGGTTAACGGCGTCCCGACCAAGGAGAAGCTGCAGCAGCTGGGCATCGAGCTCTAG
- a CDS encoding 4Fe-4S binding protein, which translates to MADIRVFALSSEEKAAEDIYSIAELAEDADGVLVIGSPGSAEFWENFYVELERVGARWPRIRFIDEKRDTSLSSLSLEDLIELWGEYLEEASKYVLHVTVDVGRELSRRDLVKRGLSLALRYTPLVDVDTKTCGYLRHCSLCLPACPYSALKGKPPEAIREKCVGCGACTSSCPSGLLYQPAVPPTAVRLLIEKAAEKGLRKIIAACSRSRGAAYEKSGDRALIFEVPCIASFRLHEYLYAKLKGVSIEFLCAREDCDKRLAARQHLELISEAEEVLGGPLRALEATRHTLPLLASSFELKVAETKLRLLPLFSIRVDSEKCSLCGACASACPTKAVKYLEDAESVSLLFTSSLCLGCSTCARVCPEAAITLEKKAAAETLAGRYSTLVRSDVARCRVCGAPIGPLTKIKALEKRLREKRAPERAVDGLYLCSKCKADSLVREITQQITKKEILIT; encoded by the coding sequence ATGGCGGATATCCGGGTATTCGCTCTCAGCAGCGAGGAGAAAGCCGCCGAGGATATTTACAGCATCGCGGAGCTTGCCGAGGATGCTGACGGCGTGCTCGTTATAGGTTCTCCTGGCAGCGCCGAGTTCTGGGAAAACTTCTACGTGGAGCTTGAGCGCGTTGGGGCGCGCTGGCCGAGAATCCGCTTCATCGATGAGAAAAGGGACACATCTCTCTCCTCTCTAAGCTTGGAGGACCTCATAGAGCTCTGGGGAGAGTACCTGGAGGAAGCTTCGAAGTACGTGCTTCACGTCACAGTAGATGTCGGGAGGGAACTTAGCCGGCGCGACCTCGTGAAGAGAGGCCTTAGCCTAGCTCTCCGGTACACACCTCTGGTTGACGTCGATACGAAGACGTGCGGGTACCTCAGGCACTGCTCTCTCTGCCTGCCAGCTTGCCCGTACTCGGCTTTAAAGGGCAAGCCCCCGGAAGCTATTCGAGAAAAATGTGTAGGCTGCGGTGCTTGTACGAGCAGCTGTCCCTCGGGCTTGCTCTACCAGCCTGCAGTGCCGCCTACAGCCGTGAGGCTTTTGATCGAGAAAGCTGCGGAGAAAGGCCTGAGAAAAATAATAGCAGCCTGCTCAAGAAGCCGTGGAGCCGCTTACGAGAAATCTGGCGACAGGGCGCTTATCTTCGAAGTACCTTGCATTGCCAGCTTTCGGCTGCACGAGTACCTCTACGCGAAGCTAAAAGGGGTTAGCATAGAGTTCCTCTGCGCTAGAGAAGATTGCGACAAGAGGCTGGCGGCTAGACAGCACCTTGAGCTTATCAGCGAGGCTGAAGAGGTGTTAGGCGGGCCTCTTAGAGCCTTGGAGGCGACGCGGCATACCCTACCCCTTCTGGCCTCGAGCTTCGAGCTTAAAGTGGCTGAAACGAAGCTACGCCTGTTGCCACTCTTCAGTATAAGAGTAGATAGCGAGAAGTGCTCGCTCTGCGGAGCGTGCGCCAGCGCATGCCCCACGAAAGCGGTGAAGTACCTTGAAGATGCTGAGAGCGTGAGCTTACTCTTCACCTCCTCGCTCTGCTTAGGATGCAGTACCTGTGCTAGAGTATGCCCTGAGGCGGCAATAACCCTCGAGAAAAAAGCTGCCGCCGAGACTCTTGCCGGCAGATACTCGACGCTTGTACGCAGCGATGTCGCCCGCTGCAGAGTGTGCGGTGCACCAATAGGCCCTCTCACCAAGATTAAGGCCTTAGAGAAAAGACTTCGTGAGAAGAGAGCTCCTGAGCGAGCGGTGGATGGGCTATACCTCTGTAGCAAGTGCAAGGCCGATAGCCTCGTGAGAGAAATAACTCAGCAAATAACTAAAAAAGAAATCCTTATAACTTAA
- a CDS encoding MoaD/ThiS family protein, translating into MVKVKFLLFATLREKYGRKEVLVDCDGTLADAVRRASEILGPEFYGEVFSDSEVRRDRIILVNGRHVQFAKTEGLEEGTVVSIFPPIAGG; encoded by the coding sequence GTGGTTAAAGTAAAGTTTCTGCTCTTCGCTACCCTCCGCGAGAAGTACGGGAGGAAAGAGGTTCTCGTAGATTGCGACGGCACCCTCGCCGATGCTGTGAGAAGAGCCTCAGAAATTCTGGGGCCTGAGTTCTACGGAGAGGTCTTCTCGGATAGCGAGGTGCGCAGGGATAGAATCATCCTGGTGAACGGTAGGCACGTTCAGTTCGCTAAGACCGAGGGGCTAGAGGAAGGTACTGTAGTCTCGATATTTCCCCCCATTGCGGGTGGCTGA
- a CDS encoding LysR family transcriptional regulator, translating to MADSLLKVRYKIWLESEGGVSIGEGGIALLRAIDEAKSIRAAAEKLGVSYTFAWNYIRRLERGLGCKLVVGVRGGREGGGAELTEDARHLLTLFEEAKAAVDGIVVKLNSRSLA from the coding sequence GTGGCTGATAGCTTGCTTAAGGTGAGGTACAAGATCTGGCTGGAGAGCGAAGGAGGTGTATCGATCGGAGAGGGCGGTATAGCTCTCCTCAGAGCCATAGATGAGGCTAAGTCTATCAGGGCTGCTGCCGAAAAGTTGGGAGTCTCCTACACTTTCGCATGGAACTACATCAGGCGTCTCGAGAGGGGTCTCGGCTGCAAGCTTGTAGTGGGTGTCAGGGGAGGGAGAGAGGGAGGGGGGGCTGAGCTCACGGAGGATGCAAGGCACCTGCTCACCCTTTTCGAAGAGGCGAAAGCCGCTGTCGACGGCATCGTCGTGAAGCTGAACTCCCGTAGTCTTGCGTAG
- the arcC gene encoding carbamate kinase yields the protein MEKPLIVVALGGNALIRSGEKGTFEEQLSNLLRAAPAIVEVSRRYRLVLTHGNGPQVGNLYLQQELVREVPAMPLHACVAMTQSLIGYMIQLAVSSVDPRARVTVVPTRILVDEHDPAFSNPTKPIGPYYSENEARSLAERGWAITYVPGRGYRRVVPSPRPVRVVEIDTIRELVGKADIVVAAGGGGIPVLEKDGRMVGTDAVIDKDLASSLLAREIGADKLVILTDVEGVYLDFGKPNARLVRRLSVSEAEELLKSGYFPPGSMGPKVEACISFSKFTSRPCIIGSLEKALETVEGLAGTIIHV from the coding sequence GTGGAGAAGCCCCTCATCGTCGTAGCGCTTGGAGGAAATGCACTGATCAGGAGCGGGGAGAAGGGCACCTTCGAAGAGCAGTTATCGAACCTGCTTAGAGCCGCGCCAGCGATAGTCGAGGTTTCGCGCAGGTACAGGCTCGTGCTGACTCACGGTAACGGTCCTCAAGTCGGGAACCTTTACCTTCAGCAGGAGCTCGTGCGCGAGGTTCCCGCAATGCCCCTCCATGCCTGCGTCGCTATGACTCAGAGCCTGATCGGCTACATGATCCAGCTAGCAGTAAGCTCCGTCGACCCCAGAGCCCGCGTCACCGTAGTGCCTACCCGTATTCTGGTCGATGAGCACGACCCGGCCTTCAGCAACCCCACGAAGCCGATAGGCCCCTACTACTCTGAGAACGAGGCGAGAAGCCTGGCTGAGAGAGGTTGGGCAATCACCTACGTTCCGGGTCGCGGCTACCGGCGGGTCGTGCCTTCGCCGAGACCCGTTCGCGTAGTCGAGATCGATACGATCAGAGAGCTTGTGGGTAAAGCCGACATAGTGGTTGCCGCCGGGGGAGGAGGGATACCAGTGCTGGAGAAGGACGGGAGGATGGTGGGTACTGACGCCGTTATAGACAAGGACCTGGCGTCCTCCCTTCTCGCAAGGGAAATCGGGGCCGACAAGCTAGTCATCTTGACTGACGTAGAGGGGGTCTACCTGGATTTCGGGAAGCCGAACGCTAGGCTGGTTAGACGGCTATCCGTCTCCGAAGCTGAGGAGCTGCTGAAGAGCGGGTACTTTCCGCCGGGCAGCATGGGCCCCAAGGTGGAAGCGTGCATCAGCTTCTCCAAGTTCACAAGTCGTCCCTGCATTATAGGCAGCCTGGAGAAAGCGCTAGAGACCGTCGAAGGGCTCGCCGGCACCATCATACACGTGTGA
- a CDS encoding transglutaminase-like domain-containing protein, translating to MVSIASLRVGVVLTCLVVLLLLPPILAPGSRDPALKVEEVVEYDIRGYFVLVNRHNVTINDFVYVALPQNTTTQESRVVLIEPEPLKYVRDEDGNVFAIVRVMATPSEKVRVNVRFQVRVTGYRISWGATPPGAWPPFEVVARYTGRTLYWNVYNTTLVNLAYRVGFADTPLNVATKLATWLVSRIRYQINLGRAGSDHAVRYGYGGYFVQGDCVEVADVYVTMARSLGLPARTAYGFLLSSYSQVMWLNMSTVQEEGEAILRHWGGHMWPQVYIPPFGWVDVDMLDGMQPNVGLFSARHIVFGFEETKYYGSALTSSCIPSYLTLEYVEYIFEGRRV from the coding sequence GTGGTTTCGATCGCTTCTCTGAGGGTAGGGGTGGTTCTCACATGTCTTGTAGTACTGCTGCTTCTCCCACCCATTCTTGCGCCAGGATCCAGGGATCCTGCTCTAAAGGTTGAGGAAGTCGTCGAGTACGACATTAGAGGCTACTTTGTGCTAGTCAACAGGCACAACGTCACCATAAACGATTTCGTATACGTTGCTTTGCCGCAGAACACCACTACTCAAGAGAGCCGTGTCGTGCTCATCGAGCCGGAGCCTCTTAAGTACGTGCGCGACGAGGATGGAAACGTGTTCGCTATAGTTAGGGTGATGGCAACCCCCTCTGAGAAAGTTCGCGTGAATGTTCGCTTTCAAGTCCGCGTGACCGGCTACCGCATCAGCTGGGGTGCTACGCCGCCCGGCGCTTGGCCACCCTTCGAGGTCGTCGCTAGGTACACTGGAAGGACGCTCTACTGGAACGTCTACAACACGACCCTAGTTAATCTGGCGTATAGAGTCGGCTTCGCCGATACTCCGCTGAATGTTGCCACGAAGCTGGCTACCTGGCTCGTCTCCAGGATCAGGTACCAGATAAACCTCGGCAGAGCTGGTAGCGACCACGCGGTCCGCTACGGCTATGGAGGCTACTTCGTGCAGGGAGATTGCGTCGAGGTAGCTGACGTCTACGTGACGATGGCCCGCTCGCTTGGACTACCCGCTAGGACGGCTTACGGTTTCCTGCTCAGCAGCTACTCGCAGGTAATGTGGCTCAACATGTCTACGGTTCAGGAGGAGGGGGAGGCTATCCTGAGGCACTGGGGTGGTCACATGTGGCCTCAGGTCTACATCCCGCCCTTCGGCTGGGTAGATGTGGACATGCTGGACGGCATGCAGCCTAACGTCGGTCTGTTCAGTGCTCGGCACATAGTCTTCGGCTTCGAGGAGACGAAGTACTACGGCTCTGCGCTCACGAGCAGCTGCATACCGAGCTACCTAACTCTCGAGTACGTCGAGTACATTTTCGAGGGTAGGCGGGTATGA
- a CDS encoding TldD/PmbA family protein, producing MTQLIEAAIKLRDSALRAGFEEAAVLAESVESIMVKFANSEPSVIQRWSTRTAHVYLAKQQRILGTSVPLSSPDEAARIIAELHALHTKVPPSMLYAPLPEPPKPQPLEGLVDKKLLEVLHDPSGVSEAIVETARRHPIDHFAGMFQVALERKALATSKGVELEEEGTSLKMYIRAFAGEGSGQWALGSRRYDIKRIEEVAATAADLAVKSRSQEEVPPGKYDIILSPMVVGNLFNIVAEMASASSILMGASMFINKDVGDKVASDALTIIDAPRNAELPGSTAFDDEGVPTYTKPIIEKGVLRNILHNSKTASKFGASSTGNAGLILPRVWTIEVTPGEHSLEEMLREVKNGLIVTNNWYTRLQNYVEGIFSTITRDATLIVRNGEVVGAARKMRIADALPRMITNIAAIGKEVYDIHWWEVDIPTRTPYILFREVNTSKHTA from the coding sequence ATGACCCAGCTCATCGAGGCGGCAATCAAGCTGAGGGATAGCGCTCTGAGAGCCGGCTTCGAAGAAGCGGCTGTTCTCGCAGAGTCCGTAGAGAGCATCATGGTGAAGTTCGCCAACAGCGAGCCTAGCGTGATTCAGAGGTGGTCCACGCGGACAGCGCACGTCTACCTGGCTAAGCAGCAGCGCATACTCGGAACAAGCGTGCCCTTATCCTCACCCGATGAGGCGGCGCGCATCATAGCGGAGCTCCACGCACTTCACACGAAAGTTCCTCCCTCCATGCTCTACGCACCGCTGCCGGAGCCTCCTAAGCCTCAGCCCCTGGAGGGGCTTGTGGACAAAAAGCTCCTCGAGGTCCTGCACGACCCCTCCGGCGTAAGCGAGGCTATAGTCGAGACTGCGAGGAGGCATCCGATCGACCACTTTGCGGGAATGTTTCAGGTGGCGCTCGAGAGGAAAGCTCTGGCCACTAGCAAGGGGGTTGAGCTTGAGGAAGAGGGTACGAGCCTGAAGATGTACATTAGGGCGTTCGCCGGCGAGGGCTCTGGGCAGTGGGCGTTAGGAAGCAGGAGGTACGACATCAAGAGGATCGAAGAGGTTGCAGCTACCGCGGCAGACCTGGCGGTGAAGAGCAGAAGCCAGGAGGAAGTGCCACCCGGCAAGTACGATATCATTCTCTCACCCATGGTTGTTGGAAACCTCTTCAACATTGTGGCCGAGATGGCGAGCGCGTCGTCAATACTCATGGGAGCTTCAATGTTCATCAACAAGGATGTTGGAGACAAAGTTGCCTCTGACGCGTTAACGATCATTGACGCGCCAAGAAATGCTGAGCTACCGGGCTCCACGGCCTTCGACGATGAAGGTGTACCTACGTACACGAAGCCCATAATCGAGAAAGGAGTCCTAAGGAACATACTCCACAACTCGAAAACAGCTTCCAAGTTCGGTGCAAGCAGCACAGGAAACGCCGGCTTAATCCTACCGCGGGTTTGGACGATTGAAGTAACACCCGGAGAGCACTCTCTCGAAGAAATGCTGCGTGAGGTGAAAAACGGCCTTATAGTTACGAACAACTGGTACACCCGGCTCCAGAACTACGTGGAGGGAATCTTCTCGACGATAACTAGAGACGCCACACTCATCGTGAGGAACGGCGAGGTGGTCGGCGCAGCAAGGAAGATGAGGATAGCGGACGCCCTGCCTCGCATGATCACCAACATCGCCGCCATCGGTAAAGAAGTCTACGATATACACTGGTGGGAGGTCGACATCCCCACAAGAACCCCCTACATCCTCTTCAGGGAAGTAAACACCTCGAAGCACACGGCTTAG